The Lysinibacillus timonensis nucleotide sequence TCTCGTGCTTTCCAAGATAAATAATATGGATCTAGTGGGATACAGTGTCCACCAAGTCCTGGTCCTGGATAAAAGGCTTGGAATCCATAAGGCTTTGTTTTTGCAGCATCAATGACCTCCCAGAAATTTATCCCCATTTTGTTACATAACATTGCAAGTTCATTGACAAGACCAATGTTTACATTACGATATGTATTTTCAAGAATTTTTTCCATTTCTGCTATGGCAGGCGAAGATACTCTGTGAATTGGAGCTTCGAGAATGCTTTCATAAAGAGTAGCTGCGATATCCGTACAAATCGGCGTAATACCACCTACAACTTTAGGTGTGTTTTTCGTTTTAAAGATTAAATTACCGGGATCCACTCGTTCAGGTGAAAAGGCAAGATAAAAGTCTTGTCCACATACTAATCCTGACTTTTCTAATATCGGTTTTAGAACTTCTTCTGTCGTGCCAGGGTAGGTAGTTGATTCTAAAATAATTAACATATCTTTATGCATATAAGGAACAATACTCTCAGCTGATTCTTTTACATAACTAATATCTGGTTGTTGGTGTTCATCAAGTGGTGTTGGTACACAAATACATACACAATCTGCCATGGCAACTTGAGCAAAATCTGTAGTAGCAGAAAGTAATCCTGATTTTACTATTGTCTCAAGATCCTCATTTACAACATCACCTATATAATTTGTTCCGTTATTAACCATATCGACTTTTGATGTTTGTATATCAAAACCAATTGTTTTAAATCCTGATTTAGCTTTTTCTACTGCAAGTGGCAATCCGACGTACCCTAAGCCAACAACTCCTAGCGTTGCAGTTTTATTTAATAATTTATGTTTTAAATCACTCTTTTTTAGAGTGGGTTGGATAATTACCATACTTATTCCTCCATTTTTGTATTGCCATTTAAGTTCTTAACTTTTTACTTACTTATTAATTATCGTACAAATATTTGATAATGTTAATCTATTAATATATGGATGTTTTGTCATGTGGTTTTATGGTGCATATAATAATCTTATATAAAAAATTAATGTAATAGAAAAATTATTTAATTTGTTGCCGATATAATATTAGAATGCAACGAAGGGAGGTTAGCCTAAGTGAGAATCAACCATAACATTTCGTCCCTAAATGTATATAATAAATTAAACCTTGCAAACTCTACTCAATATAAATCGATGGAGAAATTATCTTCAGGTCTCCGAATTAGTAAAGCTGGAGATGATGCGGCCGGGTTAGCTATTTCTGAAAAAATGCGAGCGCAAATTAGAGGTTTAGCTCAGGAGCAACGAAATATGCAAGACGGTATTTCACTTATACAAACGGCCGAAGGCGGACTAGAGGAAATTCATTCTTTGCTACAACGTGGTAGAGAATTATCTGTACAAGCTAAAAATGATACGTTAACAGACACAGATAGAGAATCAATTCAGGAAGAGATTGATGGAATAGTTGACGAAGTTGATAGAATAGCAAATACTACTGAGTTTAATACTATCAATTTATTGAATGTTACATCCTCAACCGATGTACAGCAAGAAAGATTGGCAGTAGAAGCGCTTCAAAAATATTGGTTGAAAAATAGTGAAGACTTAATCTCAACAAATTTTGGCTTAACAGCTGATGGGGCTCCATTAGATATTCAATTTATTCAAAATTCAGGTGATGGAAGAGTAGCCTGGGTTCAAGGATCTTACTATCTTTCTGGAACAGATGGTAGGTATTTTAATCAAAAATTAGTTCTAGATATGAGTGATTTTTCCCCAGTAGAGATGCCAAATGGTGGAGGCTCATGGATTTCAAATGACCGTATTATTGCGCATGAGATGGTTCACGCAGTAATGGGAAGAACAACGAATATGCGTGATCTTCCTACTTGGTTTAAAGAAGGTACAGCAGAATTCTTAGCCGGTGCTGATGAGCGATTGAAAGTTGATTCAAATAATGGTGCAGATTTTGCAACGTTAAAAAACGAGATAGATTCTTGGGATAGTACAAGTGCTGATTACTCAGCAGCGTATGCAGCGGTGAAATACTTAGATGCACAGTTAACTGATGCTGGTCATGATGGTATCAAATCATTTTTTGATGAGATAAAGCTAGTAAGTGAAGGTGGTAACGGTAGTAGTTTTGATCAAGCATTTACAGATTTATTAGGAATTAATGCAGCAACTTTTATTGCTGATTTCAAAGTAAATGCAACACTTGCAAACTCTGGTATTGACTTAACCGATACAGATACTGGAGCAATTGGAGGGGGAACGGATCATTCCACAGTACCAGATACAATTAATGCTGATTTAACGAATCCGCTTTCGGGATTTACAGAAAACTGGCCTGCTTTTGATGAAGTAACAACATCTACTCTACGATTAGGGAAGTTTATAAATGTTGGACTAACAAATGCGACAAGTAAATCATTAGGGATAGATAATGTCAATATCTTGAGTTCAACAGATGATAATATCTCTATTTTTGATGGTGCAATTACATATGTGTCATCTGAACGTGCAAAATTGGGAGCATATCAAAATCGTTTAGAAAAAGCCATGTCAGTAGCATCAAATTCTGAAGAGAATCTGACAAGTGCAGAGTCTCGTATTCGTGATGTAGATATGGCAAAAGAAGTTATGAATCAAACAAGACAATCAATACTAGCACAGGCTGCACAAGCAATGCTTGCTCAGTCGAATCAAAAGCCTCAAAGTGTCTTACAACTAATAGGATGATACATCTAGTTATGCTCACCTGTAATAGGGTGGGCATTTTTTAGCGGATATTTATAGTAAAGTTCGTGGAACAGCTTAAATTAACACAAAAAATACCGATAAAAGATTTAGAACCGTTGAGAGGGGCAAGAATTGAATGGTGAATCGTATTTCTGATAGTGGTTTTAATGTTTCAGATAGTACTGCTTTAAAGAGCGAACGTATAAAAAGTAGAGATATTGATATTTCATTAACTTCTAGTAATGCACAAGTTAATATGACAATAACAGAAAATTCATCACAAGAAAACTCAACAGAAGAAACTTTACCTGCTGAAAAAGTGCAGCAAATGACCGAAAGTTTAAACACTTTATTAGAAACTACTAATACAAAATTAAGATATGAGTTCCATGAAAAGTTGGAAAAATACTATGTAACGCTAGTGGATTCAAAAACTGATCAGGTAGTTCAAGAAATCCCAAATAAAAAGTTAATGGATATGTATGCAGCTATGCTAGATTTTGTGGGATTGTTTATTGATAAAAAAATTTAGGTGGTAGGTGATAGTATGGCTTTGAGAATTAGTGGCCTCGCAAGTGGAATGGATACAGAAACAATGGTTAAGGAATTAATGACGGCAGAACGTCTTCCATTAGACAAAATTTCTAAGAAAAAACAATATACAGAATGGCAAAGAGATGATTATCGTGCTGTTAACCGTACATTATATGATTTTAAAAATTTAATTAATGATAACTTATTACGACAATCTACATTTATTAAGAAAAAAGTATCAGCTACTGCTGAGAATGATGTCTCTATAAAAAATATTAATTCAGTAAGTGACTTTTCTGGTAGGATTCGAGTAACTCAACTCGCTGAAGCTGCTACTATGCAAAGTACAAGTAGAGTTGTATCTTCTGAAGCGGATTTAAAAGAGAAATTCTCAGAATCTATGCCAGGTATGACAATTCCGCCATATTTTACAATTCATGCAATCAAAGAAGACGGTTCATCGTTAGATGATGGGTATCAAGTTAACATAACGAGTGAATCAACTTTACAAAGTGTAATGGATGATATTAACAAGAACTCTGGTGTTAATGTTATTTTCGACTCTTTTACCGGAAAATTGGCTTTTACTGCTAAACATAGTGGAGATGTAGCAGATGTAAAAGATGTAGATGGTAATATAACTACAAGGAACCCTGAAATAGTGTTTTCTGGTGATATTACATTTCTAAATATCAATTCGGACAATGTTGCGGCAGAAGAGGTAGGAAACGGTACTCTTGGTAAAAATGCCATATTTAATTTAAATGGACTATCTACTGAAAGAAACACTAATACATTTCAAATTAGTGGTTATGAACTTACATTAAAACAAGCAAATAACAGTGATATCACATTCAGTTCGGAACCAGATGTAAATTCGATTCTCGAGTCGGTTACAAAATTTGTTGATGAATACAATAAGATTATCAAAGACTTAAACAGTCAAATTCGAGAGACAAAGTACCGTGATTATGAACCTTTAACGGATGCCGAAAGAGAAGAATTAACTGAGGATCAAATTGAGAAATGGGAAGAAAAGGCCAAAAGTGGTACATTAAAAAACGATAGTATAATCACTAGTGTATTAAATCAAATGCGCTCTGCTTTAACTATGCCTGTAGACGGTGTATTAGGTGCAAACTCATTAAAGAAGATTGGAATTAATACCTCAACCGATTATTTAGCACACGGAGAATTATCGATTGATGAAACTAAACTTAGAGCTGCAATTGCAGAAGATCCAAATCAAATTTATGAATTATTCGCCGCTGATGGAGAGAAGGATTCTGAAATAGGATTAGCTAGAAGAATGACAGCTTCATTAGAAGATGCTAGATCGAAAATTATTGAGAAAGCAGGTTCAGATTCATCAGTTGATAATACCTTTACACTAGGACGTTTATTAAATAATTATGATGATCAAATAGAGCGTTTCGAAGATCGATTAGAGCAAGTGGAAAATCGATATTGGAAACAATTTACCGCTATGGAACAGGCCATTCAAAAAGCTAATTCACAGTCATCTTATCTAATGAACATGTTCAGTACTGGATACTAGTTAAATATAGGAAACAAATTAGAGGAGTGCACAAATTGGCAATGAACAATCCATATAAATCATATCAACAAAATAGTGTCTTACAATCGTCTCCTGGGGAATTGACTTTAATGCTTTATACTGGGTGTTTGAAGTTTTTGAATCAGGCGAAAAAGGGAATTGAAACAAAAAATATAGAGCTAAAGAATACTAATATTCAAAAGTCACAAAATATTATACGAGAATTAATGATTACATTAGACATGTCAGTTCCAGTCTCTAATCAATTATCGTTATTGTATGAATATATGCTTCAGCGTCTAGTCGAAGCTAATATAAAAAATGACATTGATTTAATTGTTGAAGTAGAGGGATATGTTATTGATTTTCGAGATACTTGGAAACAAGTAATTCAAATGAATCGACAAAAACAATATGCTAATTCTGGTGAAATATGATTCGTGAAAGCTTAAAAGATTGGCAAAAAATAACTGAAGAGTTGATTGGAATTCTAAAAGTGTTTGATCAAACAAAGCGAGAAGATGGAATACAACAAATAAATCAATTATTAGAAAAGCGTGAAAACCTCCGATTAAACATTATACCGCCATTTACCAGTGATGAAAATTTACTAGGCGGTAAACTTATTGAAGTCGAAAAAGAACTTAATAAACTATTAAATTTTATTATTAAAGGTATTCGTAGTGACATTGAGTTAAGCCAGAAAAAGAAAACATCTTTACACGCTTATGTAAACCCGTATAAACAAGTTTATAGAGACGGAACCTTTTATGATAAAAAAAAATAGTCAAAATAGACCTTTTAGGTCTTTTTTTGTTTTGAAATAGGGTAAAAATAACTAAATAAGTAGTGCGTTTAGCCGATATAATTTAAAGATTGTTTAATAAGATATTTTACAAAATGTCATTTTATGATTGTGATATTTTGGAAAATAGGGGGATTAAGTAATGCGAGTAAGACATAATATTTCTGCATTAAACACTAATAATAAATTACAGCAGAATAATAAAACGATGTCAAAATCATTAGAAAGGTTATCATCTGGCCTTAGAATTAATAGCGCTGCTGATGATGCCGCTGGTTTATCCATATCTGAAAAAATGCGTGGACAAATAAGAGGGTTAGAACAGGCTGAACACAATATCCAGGACGGAATATCACTTGTTCAAACTGCTGAAAGCGGATTATTTGATATACATGAACAATTGCATCGTGCTAGAGAACTTACTGTTCAAGCTTCAAATGATACATTAACGACTAAAGATAGAGAAGTAATTCAAAAAGAAATTGATGAAATAAAAGCTGGAATAAATGATATTGCCAATCATACGCATTTTAATAATATAAAATTATTAAATGGTGAGAAACCACCAATTGGAGGTATTCAAGGAGGAAACGGTCGTCCAGGATATAATTTTGAAAATGCGTTGTCTCTAAATGTAGATACTATTGGAAGTTTCGCCTTAAGTACAGACTTAGGATATCCAGGAACAGAGGATGATAATAATCAAATATTAATTTATGGTTCTGGTAGTAACTCTAGACCTCAACTAATTATTGATAATGTCAGTTATGATATAAAAAACTTTGTATCTCAAAATACGGTCAATGATAATGGAACATTTAAGACTATTTACGATATAAATAATGTAGAAGTAACTCAAACTGTGAAGATTGTAAATGATAAATTTGAGTTTAGATATAATATTACAAATAATAGTTCTGAAGATCGAAACATAGGATTTTATTTCCATATGGATACAATGCTTGGTAATGATGACACTGCACCATTTAGAGTAAATGGTACTGATCTAACAACTGAAGAAGGTTTTTCAGGCAGTTCGTTGCCAGACACTTTTGAAGTTTATAATGATTCAGGAAATCCTGATATTAAGGTAATGGGTGTTCTGAAAGGTCCCGATATTTTAGAAGAACCTAGCGAGTTAAGAGTTGGTAGATATAGTGATGTTTCGAATGCGCTTGGATGGACGGATACAAATGATTCAGTAGGAGATAGTGGATATGGATTGCTATGGTCTAATCGGACAATAGTAGCTAATAGTTCATTTGAAGTGAATACCTTTTACGGAATGGGAGTTCCACCTACGATTGAGGATCCAACAAATATAGCAACAGAAGAAGGTCCATATGATATATCACTACAGGTAGGAGCAAATAGTGGTAATAACTTTATAGTTGGATTATCAGATGTGAGAGCAGCTAAATTAGATATCGATGATGTTGAGGTTGATCCTATAGAAAGAGCTATAGAGGCATTGGAGAAAATAGATGGTGCAATTCAAAAAGTATCTTCTGAACGTACAAAGTATGGTGCTTATCAAAATGGATTAGAGAATACATATGCCAATGTAACAAACACATCTCTTAACTTGACTGCATCAGAATCGAGAATTCGTGATGTCGATATGGCAAAGGAAATGATGAAACAAACAAAGGATTCAATTCTTACTCAAGCAGCACAGGCAATGTTGGCTCAAGCAAACCAACAACCTCAGAGTGTTTTACAACTTATCTCCTGATATATAGAAATTACTTTAATGTATAAAATATTGATTATTTTATTAAGTCTTACATCTAAATTTTTGGTGTAAGACTTTTGTTTTTCTAAAACTAGAATAATTTTAACTTTAGTAAAAATTATTTTACGAAGTGCTATCAAAAATTCAGTAGGAATTATAAAATCATTATTTGAAAGTTTAGATAGAAGTTTTTCCCTTTATAAGCCAAACTATTTAGTTACTCTTAAAATTTACAAAACTGCAAAGAAAATCTCAAACATATTTACAATTTTTTGAACATGAAACAAAAATCCCCTAGTTATGTTAAGGAAATCAGTCGACATTTATCGCTTAAATATCAATAATAGAGGTATAAAAGTTGACCGGTTGATCGGAGGAAACTCAATGAAATTTAAACGTCAGGAAGGGTTTCGGTTTGTGTTCAATGAACCTATCGAAGCGAAATTCGTTCTATTAAGTAAGGATGCTCGAGTAGATTCTGAATCCTTAGATGATATGGATAAAGTAGCGTATCCTTGTAAGATTTTAGATTTAAGTCCGCAGGGTATAAAAATTTATTCGGATGCCAAAATTGGTGAATATGTGCTTCAGCCATTTCAACTGGAGATTCATTTCGTTCTCGATGTGACTGACATAAAAGCTATAGGTGAAATCGTATGGTCTAAGCCTTTTGGACAAGGTAAGCAGTATGGGGTTCATATAATCGATCAGCCTGAAATTGTGGACTTAATCATTCGTGAAATGAAAGAACGTAGACGCAAAGAAGTGCTTTTGGTGAGGCATCGTTAATGTGAAAATTGTACGAAAACTTATCCCACATTAATGGGCAGTGACCCCATCTCAAGACTGTTATAAGAATAGTTAAGTATAGATTGGAGTCAACTGCCCGTAAATGTCCGATTGGTTCAACTATCAATCAGTAGGGAAAAAGAGCCGGTACTGATTGAAGTCTCACTTTATCGAGAAATGAACATGAATTTTGGCAAAATGGCAGGAAAATCTTTACACTATGTAGAATATATTTACATAGGATTAACTTTATTTACCGGAGTTTTACTCTTCTGTAAGTAACGTTATGAATACGCAAGGTATCATCTTTCAGTTCGAAGCACACAAATTCACTGAATAGGCCTTCGGTGGATGCCACACATTTTTATAGGTAGTTTATCTAGCGAGTTCGATAACATCTAGATGTCAAATTCGCTAAGGCTCATTTGATGAAAGAGGAGGAGTTTACATGATTAGATTTAACATTCGTGGTGAAAACATTGAGGTAACTCCAGCAATACGTGAGTATGTTGAGAC carries:
- a CDS encoding nucleotide sugar dehydrogenase, producing the protein MVIIQPTLKKSDLKHKLLNKTATLGVVGLGYVGLPLAVEKAKSGFKTIGFDIQTSKVDMVNNGTNYIGDVVNEDLETIVKSGLLSATTDFAQVAMADCVCICVPTPLDEHQQPDISYVKESAESIVPYMHKDMLIILESTTYPGTTEEVLKPILEKSGLVCGQDFYLAFSPERVDPGNLIFKTKNTPKVVGGITPICTDIAATLYESILEAPIHRVSSPAIAEMEKILENTYRNVNIGLVNELAMLCNKMGINFWEVIDAAKTKPYGFQAFYPGPGLGGHCIPLDPYYLSWKAREYGFHTSMIESSMMVNDRMPEYCVERASKILNRFKKAMNGSKVLVLGVAYKQDIDDYRESPAIEVIEELEKEGAEVTYYDPFVKEYRKKGEIKIGEPELTSDLIEGVDLVVVTTAHTNVDYDFVQKHAKAIFDTKNAMKYVIDRENIELL
- a CDS encoding PilZ domain-containing protein yields the protein MKFKRQEGFRFVFNEPIEAKFVLLSKDARVDSESLDDMDKVAYPCKILDLSPQGIKIYSDAKIGEYVLQPFQLEIHFVLDVTDIKAIGEIVWSKPFGQGKQYGVHIIDQPEIVDLIIREMKERRRKEVLLVRHR
- a CDS encoding flagellin, coding for MRVRHNISALNTNNKLQQNNKTMSKSLERLSSGLRINSAADDAAGLSISEKMRGQIRGLEQAEHNIQDGISLVQTAESGLFDIHEQLHRARELTVQASNDTLTTKDREVIQKEIDEIKAGINDIANHTHFNNIKLLNGEKPPIGGIQGGNGRPGYNFENALSLNVDTIGSFALSTDLGYPGTEDDNNQILIYGSGSNSRPQLIIDNVSYDIKNFVSQNTVNDNGTFKTIYDINNVEVTQTVKIVNDKFEFRYNITNNSSEDRNIGFYFHMDTMLGNDDTAPFRVNGTDLTTEEGFSGSSLPDTFEVYNDSGNPDIKVMGVLKGPDILEEPSELRVGRYSDVSNALGWTDTNDSVGDSGYGLLWSNRTIVANSSFEVNTFYGMGVPPTIEDPTNIATEEGPYDISLQVGANSGNNFIVGLSDVRAAKLDIDDVEVDPIERAIEALEKIDGAIQKVSSERTKYGAYQNGLENTYANVTNTSLNLTASESRIRDVDMAKEMMKQTKDSILTQAAQAMLAQANQQPQSVLQLIS
- a CDS encoding flagellinolysin, yielding MRINHNISSLNVYNKLNLANSTQYKSMEKLSSGLRISKAGDDAAGLAISEKMRAQIRGLAQEQRNMQDGISLIQTAEGGLEEIHSLLQRGRELSVQAKNDTLTDTDRESIQEEIDGIVDEVDRIANTTEFNTINLLNVTSSTDVQQERLAVEALQKYWLKNSEDLISTNFGLTADGAPLDIQFIQNSGDGRVAWVQGSYYLSGTDGRYFNQKLVLDMSDFSPVEMPNGGGSWISNDRIIAHEMVHAVMGRTTNMRDLPTWFKEGTAEFLAGADERLKVDSNNGADFATLKNEIDSWDSTSADYSAAYAAVKYLDAQLTDAGHDGIKSFFDEIKLVSEGGNGSSFDQAFTDLLGINAATFIADFKVNATLANSGIDLTDTDTGAIGGGTDHSTVPDTINADLTNPLSGFTENWPAFDEVTTSTLRLGKFINVGLTNATSKSLGIDNVNILSSTDDNISIFDGAITYVSSERAKLGAYQNRLEKAMSVASNSEENLTSAESRIRDVDMAKEVMNQTRQSILAQAAQAMLAQSNQKPQSVLQLIG
- a CDS encoding flagellar hook-associated protein 2, whose translation is MALRISGLASGMDTETMVKELMTAERLPLDKISKKKQYTEWQRDDYRAVNRTLYDFKNLINDNLLRQSTFIKKKVSATAENDVSIKNINSVSDFSGRIRVTQLAEAATMQSTSRVVSSEADLKEKFSESMPGMTIPPYFTIHAIKEDGSSLDDGYQVNITSESTLQSVMDDINKNSGVNVIFDSFTGKLAFTAKHSGDVADVKDVDGNITTRNPEIVFSGDITFLNINSDNVAAEEVGNGTLGKNAIFNLNGLSTERNTNTFQISGYELTLKQANNSDITFSSEPDVNSILESVTKFVDEYNKIIKDLNSQIRETKYRDYEPLTDAEREELTEDQIEKWEEKAKSGTLKNDSIITSVLNQMRSALTMPVDGVLGANSLKKIGINTSTDYLAHGELSIDETKLRAAIAEDPNQIYELFAADGEKDSEIGLARRMTASLEDARSKIIEKAGSDSSVDNTFTLGRLLNNYDDQIERFEDRLEQVENRYWKQFTAMEQAIQKANSQSSYLMNMFSTGY
- the fliS gene encoding flagellar export chaperone FliS gives rise to the protein MAMNNPYKSYQQNSVLQSSPGELTLMLYTGCLKFLNQAKKGIETKNIELKNTNIQKSQNIIRELMITLDMSVPVSNQLSLLYEYMLQRLVEANIKNDIDLIVEVEGYVIDFRDTWKQVIQMNRQKQYANSGEI
- the flaG gene encoding flagellar protein FlaG, whose product is MVNRISDSGFNVSDSTALKSERIKSRDIDISLTSSNAQVNMTITENSSQENSTEETLPAEKVQQMTESLNTLLETTNTKLRYEFHEKLEKYYVTLVDSKTDQVVQEIPNKKLMDMYAAMLDFVGLFIDKKI